TGACGATCGATCCGCCGCCAGCCTTCTGCATGGAGGGGATGACGGTCTTCATGCCGAAGAACTGCGAGTGCTGGTTCACTGCGACGACCTTGAGGTAGTCCTCTTCGCTGAACTCGACCGTTTCAACCACCGGGCCGATGATTCCGGCGTTGTTCACGAGCACGGTGACCGGGCCGAACTCCTTCTCGGCGGTCTCGACCACCGTCTGCCAACCGGCGAGGGAGGTCACGTCATGCTTGAGGAACCGGGCGTTCTCACCCAGTTCGCTCGCCAGCTTGTTGCCGCGCTCTTCGTTGACGTCGGTCAACAGCACCTTTGCGCCCTCGGCAACGAAGAGACGAGCATGTGACTCGCCCATTCCCTGCGCAGCACCGGTGATGATTGCTACCTTGCCATCAAGTCTGGCCATGATTTGCTCCTTGTGGGGACGTGCGCCGGGTTTCCTCGACGCCGATTGCTGTGACTGCATGGTTCGCTGGTCACACTTATGCAAACGCATGAAATTGAGTTTCTATTCCACGATCGCGGCAAGCGAGCATCCGCCCCCGATTGACCCGCCCCGAAGCCGTGCCTACCCTACGAATGAGGACGCTCCGGCAAGACCCCGAAACCCGAGGTCCCGAAACCCGAGCCCTCGCAGTCGGAGGTGTCCGATGGATGCTCCAGCCAAAAACGCCCGCATGGCGTGGGTGGCAATCGCGCTCGCCGTAGTGGCGGCACTCGCCGGGATCGCCCTGATCCTGATGTTCCTGCTCGAAGTGCCGACTAACGGCCCGTATTACTTCGGCACCACCAACGACATTCTCGGCGGCCTCAGTTTCCTGATGCTCCCCGTGCTCGTCGTGTACCTGACCCGGGCGATCGCGAACTCGCTCGGCACCCAGCTGGCACTGTGGATCGTCGTCGCGGTCTTGCTCCTGGCCGCGCTCTCCTCTTTCCTCCTTGCCGCCGAACTGCTGTCCTACAACGAATCAACCGCGATCACCATCGTCGGCTTCCTGACGCAGGCGGCATGGCTGATCTGGGTGTGTCGAACCTACCGCGAAGCCTCGGCCATGCCGCAAGCCACGGCGCGACTCGGTGAGCTGGTCGGCGCCGGGTACGGCGTCGCCATCGGACTCATCGGCATCGCCGCCCTTCTGCCATCGATGTCCGTGTCCCAACTCGTGATCGGCGTCCCGGGAGTGCTGCTCTTCGCGCTCGCCTGGGCGGCGACGCCGGTCTGGTACTTCCTGCTGGCCCGGTACCTGCGACCGGCCCCGATATCAACGGTTTCGAGGTAACCATGCCAATAGACATGCACCGGATGTCGCAGCCTGCAGCTGTCGCGGTGGGAAGTCTCGCCGGCCTCACCTGGGCCGCCGGCTTCCGCGAGTACATGGCGGCGATGGCGGGCCCGGACTCGAAGGTCTCCTGGTACGGCACCTTCGTCGGCGTGCTGCTGCCGGCGACGGCGGTTGGCGGCCTGTTCGGGTGGGCGGAGCATCGGCGGCGCAACAACCAGCCGTTGCCGCACCGCGGCGCGATCGCGGCCGCTCCAATGGTCATGGGCGTGCTGCCGCTGACCGCGCCCGGTGCCCTGGAAACGCTGAGGACGACCGGCCAGGGGAGCGCCGCAGGCGGGGTCGCCCTCGCTGCGATCGGCGGGGGATACGCGCTCGCGGGTCGCGGCCCGAGCTGGTCCCGCATCACCACCGGCGTGCTCGCCGCGGCGGTGGCGGCAGCCGCCGGGGCCAGCGTTCCGACCGTCAGCGGCAAGCGTCTCGCGCTCAACACCCCGCGCGGTGCCCTGACAGCGGTGCTCGGCACCGGCTCGGTGCTGATCCTCGCGATTGCCGCATCGCTGCCGTTCCGCGGCCGCGACTAGGCCGGAAGTGCAGGTGAGGAGCCGCCGCCTCACCCCACCAGCGTGAGCATTAGCCGCGAGTCCTCCACAGCCTCCACCTTGTGCCGTTCGCCGCTGTCCATCCGAATCAGCGCGCCCGGCGTGAGCTCGACCGTGCGTTCGCCGGCGGTCACCCGCAGCCGCCCATCGAGCGCCTGCATGATCAGCGTCTTCGGCGCCGCGTGCTCCTTCAGCACGAAGCCGGCCTCGAAGGCGAGCACGACCACGCGCACGTCCGGCGACGTCAACACGGTGAAATGACCGAGCTTGCCCGCTTCGACCGGAGCGCGCTCGAGCAGGTCGTCAACGACGGTAACGGATGCCGAGGACTCAGGGTTCGTCATACAACAGAGGCTAGCCAGCGAACGGATGTCGCGGACCGCCACCTGTCAGAAATCAACCAACTCCAGCTCAACCGTCACGACCTGGCCCGGCTCGATCGCCTCGGCCGCGCGCACCGCCTTCTTGATCGGCAGCGCGTACGTGCCGTCCGACTTGGTCGGAAAGATCGAGGTGCGCCACCGCGTCTCGCCGATGCGCACGTCGACCCGCACCGATCCGAAGCCGCTGGTCAGACCCTCGACCACCTGCGTGATCTCAGCCGCCTGCTCGGCGGGGACGCTCACGAACGTCCAGATGTCGTTCCTGCGCGCATTCCACCGCCAGAGTTCGGCCTCGAACACGTAGTGCATGGGTTCAGGGTGACGCAGTGGGGAAGGCTGTGCAAGAGCGGAGCAACCCTGGTGACGGATTCGTCGCGCTGACAGGAGTGCCTGTTTACTCGACCGCGTCGACCCGGCACTCGATGCCGGGCGCACCCAGAATCCGGCGGTCCCGGGTTAGCAGGGTGGCGCCGGTCTGTTCCGCCAGGGCCACATAGGCGGCGTCGTAGCTGCTGAGGTTCTCGCCGAGTTGCCAGACGCGGGCCGCGACCGTGTCCCAGGGCCACAGCTCGATGCTCAGGTCGCCGAAGCCGTCGAATGCGAGGGAGGCTTCGGCCGGCGAGAGCAGGCCGGCGTTCCGGCGGCGGCGCAGCACGTTGGCGACCTCGAACGGCAGTACCGCGGGGGCGAGCATGGTTGCCGTGGCCAGTCGTCGGCCGATCGAGTCCGCGGCAGGGTTCGGGTCGATCAACACCGAGAGGACCACGGATGCATCGACCACCAGTAGTTCGCTACGTGCGGTCGGCATCAATGTCGCTCAGCAGGTCGGCGGCTTCCACCGCGGGGTAATGGGCGGCGCGAGCGCGAGCCCGGGCGATCGCCTCGATCGGGCTGGGCCTGGATGCCAGCGCGATGAGCTCGGCGCTCAGATACTCCTGCAGCGAGCGGCCCGATCGGGCGGCGCGCGCGGCGAGTTCGTCCCGCACGTCGTCGGGGACCGCGCGGATGGTGATGGTGACGGCCATGCAGCTAGATTAGCGCGCAGGCATGCATTCTGCAGCCACGCGGAGGATGTGGCAGTGGCGACGCGCGTGCTCTTCAGCACCGCGGCGTAGAAGCGTGGCCGAGATCACGCTCGCCGACATCATCGAGACACTCCCGCCCTCAGTGCCCGCCCGCACGCGCTCTCGCGTCGAATCAACCGCGCAACCTCGCTTCGGCGCTGGTCACTGGCGCACGCTCTTGACTGCTTCATGGATTGTGGTGCGGTGGAGCCCGATGGTGCGGACAACACTGAAGTCCAGCCGCTCAAGTTCATCGAGGGCCCACCGTGAGTGCCGGTCGCTCACGACCCACACCCGATCGATGCCTGCCATGCGTTGCGGCAGCTCGGTGAGCGGAAGAGTGTCATCCCACAGCCAGCGCGAGCGCTCGTACGGCTGCTCCAGCAGCACATCGCGCAATCCGTCGAAGTTGTCGGGATACAGATGCCAGGCCGAGCGGGCCTTGAGTGACGAGCGGATCTTGTCCTGAAAGAGCACCCCGTCGCCGGCGGCCGCCGAGTTGCCGATCATCTGGGCCACTTGCCGCCAGTCGCTACCGTTTTTTGCGTGGGGTGCTCGTTGATCCGTCCACGACGGAAGTGACGTCGCAAGAACGGCCAGAACGAGCAGCCACGACACAGCCCTGCGTGCAGGCTGGGCAATGGCCATCCCGAGGAGCAGAGCCGCTGCTGGAGCCGCGAAGGTCAGGTACCTCATCGAATACAGCGGAATCACGGGATGAACCAGCAGCAGGATGGCGCACGGCAGGAAGAGCCAACAGAGCGCGACGAGCAGCGCATCGGGCGGATTGCCCGTGGCCAGAAACCAGCCGCGAACTCGGGCGAACGTGATCCCGACACCCACCACCGCAACGATAAGCAGCCAGGCGAGCGCGGCAAACCACTCGTTGCCGAACCACTGCTCGATCAGCAGCCGGTCGAAACGAGTCTGGGTTGTGCCCTCGAGAAACGACACCTGATTGCGCTGGATGATCGCGAGCACGATCACTGGAAGCGCGATCGCCAGGCCACCGCCTGCCGCTCGCGCGAAGGCGCGAAGCGTGGACCGTGAGCGGGTCACGGACAGCAGCACGACCGCATGCACGACCAGCATGAGGCCGAGGTAGAGGAAGAGGTAGATGCTCATGGCAAGGCCGATCGCGTACAGCATCCAGCCACGTTTCAGCGGACGCATCCTGTCATCGATCAGCCGCAGGAGCAGCAGGGTTAGCCAGACTGCACACGCCGCCGACATGGCGTATGCACGTGTCTCCGTCCCCATCAGGGTGAGACGAGGCAGTACAGCACAGGCGATGCCGGAGAAGAGGGCGACGCGATGCCCGCCCAACCGTGCCGCCAGCAAGGTCAGCCCCGCGACGGTGAGGCCGATGGCCAGCGCGCTCGGCACCCGGGTGGCGAACTCGGATGCTCCAAACAGCATGATCCAGCCGTGCAGGAACAGATAGTAGGCGCCGTGGACGGCGTCGATGTTGAGCACCATCGGCGCGAGCGATGACAGGGGGCGCGACGCTGACATCACGCTCGCCGCTTCGTCCCCCCAGAACGACGGGATCCACGAGCCGGCGGCGGAAACGGCGACGCCAGCCAAACCCAGCGCAACAGCCAGTCGCTTGTCGCCGGTTGCAGCAACGGCGGGCGGCACCGTCGGTGCCGGTGGCTGTGTGTTCAGTGACTGACTCACGGGGACAGCCCACATCCCCGGCGTCTAGGAGTCAAGAGCGGCCGAAGCGAACTCGCCTTGACTTCTGGCAATACAGCGTG
This Salinibacterium sp. ZJ450 DNA region includes the following protein-coding sequences:
- a CDS encoding type II toxin-antitoxin system VapC family toxin is translated as MVDASVVLSVLIDPNPAADSIGRRLATATMLAPAVLPFEVANVLRRRRNAGLLSPAEASLAFDGFGDLSIELWPWDTVAARVWQLGENLSSYDAAYVALAEQTGATLLTRDRRILGAPGIECRVDAVE
- a CDS encoding cupin domain-containing protein, which translates into the protein MTNPESSASVTVVDDLLERAPVEAGKLGHFTVLTSPDVRVVVLAFEAGFVLKEHAAPKTLIMQALDGRLRVTAGERTVELTPGALIRMDSGERHKVEAVEDSRLMLTLVG
- a CDS encoding DUF1905 domain-containing protein; translation: MHYVFEAELWRWNARRNDIWTFVSVPAEQAAEITQVVEGLTSGFGSVRVDVRIGETRWRTSIFPTKSDGTYALPIKKAVRAAEAIEPGQVVTVELELVDF
- a CDS encoding glycosyltransferase family 39 protein; the protein is MPPAVAATGDKRLAVALGLAGVAVSAAGSWIPSFWGDEAASVMSASRPLSSLAPMVLNIDAVHGAYYLFLHGWIMLFGASEFATRVPSALAIGLTVAGLTLLAARLGGHRVALFSGIACAVLPRLTLMGTETRAYAMSAACAVWLTLLLLRLIDDRMRPLKRGWMLYAIGLAMSIYLFLYLGLMLVVHAVVLLSVTRSRSTLRAFARAAGGGLAIALPVIVLAIIQRNQVSFLEGTTQTRFDRLLIEQWFGNEWFAALAWLLIVAVVGVGITFARVRGWFLATGNPPDALLVALCWLFLPCAILLLVHPVIPLYSMRYLTFAAPAAALLLGMAIAQPARRAVSWLLVLAVLATSLPSWTDQRAPHAKNGSDWRQVAQMIGNSAAAGDGVLFQDKIRSSLKARSAWHLYPDNFDGLRDVLLEQPYERSRWLWDDTLPLTELPQRMAGIDRVWVVSDRHSRWALDELERLDFSVVRTIGLHRTTIHEAVKSVRQ
- a CDS encoding glucose 1-dehydrogenase, with the translated sequence MARLDGKVAIITGAAQGMGESHARLFVAEGAKVLLTDVNEERGNKLASELGENARFLKHDVTSLAGWQTVVETAEKEFGPVTVLVNNAGIIGPVVETVEFSEEDYLKVVAVNQHSQFFGMKTVIPSMQKAGGGSIVNISSTAGMLSVVGSPNLAYVGSKFASRGMTKHVALQYGPDNIRVNSVHPGYIKTPMMAAATDETGGGIADQVPLRRMAETIEVSELVLFLASNASSYISGTEHVIDGGLIAG